The Echinicola jeungdonensis genome segment ACTAGTCCGAAGTCTGAATGTGCTTTATGTCCCAATGAAAATTGTATCATAAAGAAAAGCCATCATCTAAGCGAGATGGCGGAATACATTGACAGAAAGCACAGCATGACCTGTAAAAAAGGTCAAAATTTCATTATTGAAGGGGCTCCGGTCCATGGTTTGTACTTTGTAAAAAAGGGCAAGGTGAAAGTGGCTAAAACGGGTTTGAATGGTAAAGAACAAATCGTTCGCTTAGCCAGGGACGGAGAAATAATTGGTCACCGAGGTTTTGGTGCAGGACATTTTTACCAAATCAGTGCTGTAGCATTGGAAGATACTCAACTTTGTAACTTCAATACAGATACATTGAATGAGATGCTGCACAAAATCCCTTCCTTAACTTTTGATTTGATGTCTTTTTATGCGGAAGAGCTGAACCGAAGTGAGACCAAGGTAAAGAAGTTTGCCCAAATGACGGTGAGGGAAAAGGTCATTGATGCATTATTATATATCAACCGAAAATTTGGCCAAAATAAGGGCTATCTCAATATACAATTGTCCAGAAAAGAAATTGCTGATTTTGCAGGGACAAACGATGAACAGGTCATTCGCGTTATTTCTGCTTTGAAAAAAGAAGGCCTAATAGTATCATCCGGAAAAAAACTAGGTATAAAAAACGTAGAATTACTTAGTAAGGAGATCTCCGACCACAATTTCTTTCTTGATAGCTAAACCTATTTAGTAATATTTTAAATATATATATTTTTTATAACCTGCCATATGGCAGGTTTTTTTATGGGTAAAAAAGCGGTTATTACCTGTGCGATATCATATTATCCCCAAGCCCTCCCCCGTAAGTTTGTAAAACAAATACGTAATAATACTTATTTAAATAACTCGAGTTACGTAAGTCAACCGAAAGCAACTAAACAATCTATCATGAAAAAATTTATTTACCTCACTTCAATTTTGGTTTGCCTTATCGCTTATAAGGCGACAGCTCAATTCACCCTATCGGCTGAAGTCCGACCCAGATCTGAATTCAGAAATGGTTTTAAGACTTTGACCGATGAAAGTAAAGATCCCGCTTTCTTTACAGAGCAAAGATCCAGATTGTATATGGATTATATGGACGATAAATTCAAATTCAAATTGGCTCTGCAAGACATTAGAATTTGGGGAGAAACTTCCCAGATTTTTAAAGAGGAGTATGGCAAAACTTTTATAAGTGAAGCTTGGGGGCAGTATTATTTTACCCCCACTTTTTCAGTAAGGGCGGGTCGTCAAATTCTTTCCTATGACAACCAAAGGTTTTTAGGAGGATTGGAATGGGCCCAACAGGGTAGAAGGCATGATGCCTTGCTCTTCCAATACGAAGGTATTGAAAACAAAACCAAACTACATTTGGGATTTGCTTATAACCAAGACGATGATGTTGCGGAACCAGGCTTTTTGCAGGCTCCAGGAGCAGATTTCTATAGTGTAGGTGGAAACTATAAGACCATGCAATTTGCCTGGTTCAATAAAGGATTTGGAAGTAGCAGCCTTTCCTTGTTGGCTTTAAATGCAGGGTATCAAAATGCCGCAGATAGTTCTGTTTCTTATAAGCAAACATTTGGAGCAATTGGGTCTACTAGCTTAGGGGCTGTAAAATTGGCCGGAGATTTTTACTATCAAACTGGATCACAGGGAGGAAATGACATCAGTGCCCTGTTGGCAGGTGTAAATGCCACCTTCAAAACTCCTGTGACTCCTTTGACCCTCGGGGTGGAATACATCTCAGGTGATGATGATCCTACTGATGGCAAAAGCAACAACTTCAGCCCTGACTTTGGTACCAACCACGCCCATAACGGTTTTATGGATTACTTCTTCGTAGGTCCTGCCAATGGAGCAGTGGGGGTAACAGACCTTTACCTAAAAACCAAATTCAATTTTGCCGGTGGTGCTTTGAAGGTGCATGCACATGAATTCCTGACCGGTTCTACTCAAGTTGCCGGTGATGGCTCTGAACTTGAAAAAACCATGGGAACTGAAATCGATTTGGTTTATGGTAAACAGCTAGCTAAAGGAGTGACCTGGAACATCGGTTATTCTCATATGTTCGCTACCGATACCATGGAAGCCCTAAGAGGAGGTGACAAAGGAGCCATTCAAAACTGGGCCTGGACCATGCTGACTTTCAAACCTACCCTGTTTACTTCTAAATAATTCAATTAAAAAGAATAAAGAAAACAAGTATGTTCTCAATCAAGCAAGTTACCGCTAAAATTACAATCCTGGCAGCT includes the following:
- a CDS encoding alginate export family protein; this encodes MKKFIYLTSILVCLIAYKATAQFTLSAEVRPRSEFRNGFKTLTDESKDPAFFTEQRSRLYMDYMDDKFKFKLALQDIRIWGETSQIFKEEYGKTFISEAWGQYYFTPTFSVRAGRQILSYDNQRFLGGLEWAQQGRRHDALLFQYEGIENKTKLHLGFAYNQDDDVAEPGFLQAPGADFYSVGGNYKTMQFAWFNKGFGSSSLSLLALNAGYQNAADSSVSYKQTFGAIGSTSLGAVKLAGDFYYQTGSQGGNDISALLAGVNATFKTPVTPLTLGVEYISGDDDPTDGKSNNFSPDFGTNHAHNGFMDYFFVGPANGAVGVTDLYLKTKFNFAGGALKVHAHEFLTGSTQVAGDGSELEKTMGTEIDLVYGKQLAKGVTWNIGYSHMFATDTMEALRGGDKGAIQNWAWTMLTFKPTLFTSK
- a CDS encoding Crp/Fnr family transcriptional regulator, whose protein sequence is MAEYIDRKHSMTCKKGQNFIIEGAPVHGLYFVKKGKVKVAKTGLNGKEQIVRLARDGEIIGHRGFGAGHFYQISAVALEDTQLCNFNTDTLNEMLHKIPSLTFDLMSFYAEELNRSETKVKKFAQMTVREKVIDALLYINRKFGQNKGYLNIQLSRKEIADFAGTNDEQVIRVISALKKEGLIVSSGKKLGIKNVELLSKEISDHNFFLDS